Proteins found in one Arachis stenosperma cultivar V10309 chromosome 8, arast.V10309.gnm1.PFL2, whole genome shotgun sequence genomic segment:
- the LOC130943993 gene encoding serine/threonine-protein phosphatase 7 long form homolog, whose translation MGRLLRTDQIAATSFWWRTTSRVLVGSPVRTITCWERLILLRFGGAETPSRVILRSLSSGYSWGAASLAHLYRSLCRASRFNCKKMDGPLILLFVWAWERMPFLAPIPRDQLSNIGVPLARWWSHWRRHTRYIRRPTAHFRRGLDDMGVDDFIWRPYMGVEIPDGLASHMIMSSTQSPLVSFECIEWHATDRVRRQFGMQQLPPGPAFNLGRDHCKRLTGAQNHDWGQIYSQWVNRWTFDRYNTVQLGEEIIDFHLQPSSLRTLNT comes from the exons ATGGGAAGGCTGTTACGGACAGATCAGATAGCAGCCACCAGTTTTTGGTGGAGAACTACATCGCGTGTTTTGGTCGGGAGTCCGGTCCGGACGATCACGTGTTGGGAAAGGTTAATATTGCTTAGGTTCGGCGGTGCAGAGACACCGAGCCGTGTGATACTCAGGAGTCTCTCGAGCG GGTATAGTTGGGGAGCAGCCAGTCTGGCACACCTATACAGATCATTGTGTCGTGCCTCACGATTCAACTGCAAGAAAATGGATGGCCCACTGATATTGCTTTTTGTTTGGGCGTGGGAGCGTATGCCGTTCCTGGCACCTATACCCCGCGATCAACTCAGCAATATTGGTGTTCCACTAGCGCGATG GTGGAGTCATTGGCGCCGACATACGAGATATATACGGCGGCCTACTGCGCATTTTAGGCGAGGTCTCGACGACATGGGAGTTGACGAC TTTATATGGCGGCCATATATGGGAGTGGAGATTCCGGATGGCCTCGCTTCCCATATGATTATGAGCTCCACCCAGTCGCCTCTAGTGTCATTCGAGTGCATAGAATGGCACGCGACAGATCGGGTCAGACGACAGTTCGGGATGCAGCAGCTACCACCAGGCCCCGCGTTCAACCTTGGTCGTGATCACTGCAAGCGGCTGACAGGAGCACAGAACCATGACTGGGGACAGATTTACAGTCAATGGGTTAACAGATGGACATTTGACCGCTATAACACAGTGCAGCTAGGCGAGGAGATTATTGACTTCCATCTTCAACCCTCTTCGTTGCGAACTCTGAATACGTAA
- the LOC130946425 gene encoding coumaroyl-CoA:anthocyanidin 3-O-glucoside-6''-O-coumaroyltransferase 1-like: MAPETDNYDEVKIIENCQVAPPQGSLPSTTLPFTFFDIQWFLCHPVKRIFFYDFPYPTNHFLQSSLPPLKHSLSLALQHFFPFASKLIWPPPPHEPFMRYHQGSDSVAFTVAESKADFNLLVSDSPQNARDWHPFVPSLPPQDTLENGTRVIPLMAIQVTMIPNSGFAICLTFNHLVADGKSLHHFIKFWATLCKEIVTKGGNNLGSFLEGSNSNLTLPSHDRNMIKDPKGLKQVFLEELKKSYFESLEFRGLVEDVSTNKARGTLVVTRDQVDKLKKWVSLKYSDTYGDNSESLQHISTFVVTSSLVWVSIIESEEQCNNNNKYDENCHLVFLADCRGHVEFCVPQNYFGNCLDSGFVTFKRGDILGENGIVRVASAIESEIKELKREAYRDGENVMERYKELATSGERLIIVAGSPRLGVYETDFGWGKPRKSEAAHLESSGSISLSDSKNKEGAIEVGFSLEWPRMNLFINIFEQHIKSVHQTLSMMTNLN, translated from the exons ATGGCTCCTGAGACCGACAACTATGATGAGGTGAAGATCATAGAAAATTGTCAAGTTGCTCCACCACAAGGTTCTCTTCCCTCAACCACACTCCCCTTCACTTTCTTCGATATTCAATGGTTCCTATGCCACCCCGTCAAGCGCATCTTCTTCTATGACTTCCCTTACCCTACCAACCACTTCCTTCAATCATCACTCCCTCCTCTCAAACACTCTCTTTCCCTCGCTCTTCAACACTTCTTCCCTTTCGCCTCCAAACTCATCTGGCCTCCACCACCGCACGAACCTTTCATGCGCTATCACCAAG GTAGCGACTCAGTTGCATTCACGGTTGCGGAGTCCAAAGCTGATTTCAATCTTCTTGTATCTGATTCACCACAAAATGCAAGAGATTGGCACCCTTTTGTTCCTTCTTTGCCTCCACAAGATACCTTAGAGAATGGCACTCGTGTGATCCCTCTAATGGCGATTCAAGTAACCATGATACCGAATTCTGGATTCGCTATTTGTCTCACTTTCAACCACCTTGTTGCAGATGGCAAGTCTCTTCATCATTTCATCAAGTTTTGGGCCACACTTTGCAAGGAGATAGTAACAAAAGGAGGTAATAACTTGGGCTCCTTTCTTGAAGGGTCTAATAGTAATTTAACCCTACCTTCCCATGATAGAAACATGATTAAGGACCCAAAAGGGCTGAAACAAGTTTTCTTGGAAGAGCTgaaaaaatcttattttgagaGCTTGGAATTCCGAGGGCTTGTTGAAGATGTTTCTACCAACAAGGCACGTGGTACGCTCGTGGTGACACGTGACCAAGttgacaaattaaaaaaatgggTGTCGCTTAAATATAGCGACACCTATGGTGATAACTCTGAGTCATTGCAACACATTTCAACCTTTGTTGTCACAAGCTCTTTGGTTTGGGTTAGTATAATAGAATCAGAAGAACaatgcaataataataataagtatgATGAAAATTGCCATTTGGTGTTTCTAGCTGATTGCCGTGGCCATGTTGAATTTTGTGTACCTCAAAATTACTTTGGAAATTGTCTAGACTCTGGGTTTGTGACATTCAAAAGGGGTGACATATTAGGAGAAAATGGGATTGTTAGGGTGGCAAGTGCAATTGAGAGTGAAATTAAAGAGTTGAAAAGAGAAGCATATAGAGATGGTGAAAATGTGATGGAAAGGTATAAGGAATTAGCTACGTCTGGAGAAAGATTAATCATAGTTGCAGGGTCACCAAGGTTGGGAGTGTATGAAACTGATTTTGGATGGGGGAAGCCTAGGAAATCTGAAGCGGCACATCTTGAATCATCAGGGTCAATTTCTCTTTCTGATAGTAAGAATAAAGAAGGAGCAATTGAAGTTGGATTTTCACTTGAATGGCCTCGAATGAATCTATTCATCAACATCTTTGAACAACACATCAAAAGTGTTCACCAAACTTTGTCAATGATGAccaatttgaattga
- the LOC130945837 gene encoding coumaroyl-CoA:anthocyanidin 3-O-glucoside-6''-O-coumaroyltransferase 2-like: protein MASKHEQVKIIEECKVAPPEGSLASTTTIVPLTYLDIPWFLCHPIKRIFFYDFPHSTNHFLQSSLPPLKHSLSLSLQHFFPFASNIIVPPSPSVPFIRFLDGLDSLSFTIAESKADFSLLVSDSPQDVRFLHPLVASLPPKVTMEDGTLVMPLMAIQVTVLPNTAFAISLTFSHLAADGYSLHHFIKFWANLCKQIITRGSGTNDEDVKESSFLSLPFHDRDIVKDPKGLKHVYMEEVRDLLRKNNNLMNSQAPVNSNTMVRATLVLNHSQVEKLKKCVSLKDRDTYGSNTLLHMSTFVVTCSLIWVCMMQSEEQTEGNHHHTKKNFDDEVCYFIILADYRGRSEFSIPSNYFGNCLLSGYVRLKRGELVGENNGDCYHGIFEAASGIDREIRNLRNDALTRVESFVSYARELNKCRSITVVAGSPKLGVYETDFGWGKPKKSVAVHVESAGAFSLSDCRNNEGAVEIGIALERIRMKKFIKIFEQHLQNIDHDFPT, encoded by the coding sequence ATGGCTTCGAAGCATGAGCAAGTGAAGATCATAGAAGAATGTAAAGTTGCACCACCAGAAGGGTCTCTTgcctccaccaccaccattgTTCCCCTCACTTACTTGGATATCCCATGGTTCCTATGCCATCCGATTAAGCGCATCTTCTTCTATGACTTCCCTCACTCCACCAACCACTTCCTTCAATCATCACTCCCTCCTCTCAAACACTCCCTCTCCCTTTCCCTCCAACACTTCTTTCCATTCGCCTCCAACATCATCGTACCTCCCTCCCCGAGTGTCCCCTTCATCCGTTTTCTTGACGGTCTTGACTCACTCTCTTTCACCATTGCAGAGTCTAAAGCAGACTTTTCCTTACTTGTATCTGATTCGCCACAAGATGTTCGGTTTCTACACCCTTTGGTCGCTTCCTTGCCTCCTAAGGTTACCATGGAGGATGGCACGCTTGTTATGCCTCTCATGGCCATTCAAGTCACTGTTCTTCCAAACACTGCCTTCGCCATTTCTCTAACATTCAGCCATCTCGCCGCCGATGGCTACTCGCTTCATCATTTCATCAAGTTTTGGGCCAATCTTTGCAAGCAAATAATAACAAGAGGTAGTGGAACAAATGATGAAGATGTTAAAGAATCTAGTTTTTTGTCTCTTCCTTTTCATGATAGAGACATAGTTAAGGACCCAAAAGGGCTTAAACATGTTTACATGGAAGAGGTAAGAGATTTGCTGAGGAAGAACAACAACTTGATGAATTCTCAAGCCCCTGTCAATAGTAACACCATGGTACGTGCAACTCTTGTCCTAAACCATAGTCAAGTTGAGAAACTCAAGAAATGTGTGTCTCTTAAAGACCGTGACACCTATGGTTCTAATACGTTATTACACATGTCAACGTTTGTGGTCACGTGTTCCTTGATTTGGGTTTGTATGATGCAATCAGAAGAACAAACCGAAGGCAATCATCATCATACTAAGAAGAATTTTGATGATGAAGTTTGCTATTTCATAATTCTAGCTGATTACCGTGGCCGTTCTGAGTTTTCAATACCTTCAAATTACTTTGGGAATTGCTTATTGTCTGGATATGTGAGACTCAAGAGGGGTGAGCTAGTTGGAGAAAATAATGGTGATTGTTATCATGGGATTTTTGAGGCAGCAAGTGGAATTGACAGGGAGATTAGAAATCTGAGAAATGATGCATTAACAAGGGTTGAAAGTTTTGTCTCATATGCTAGAGAATTAAATAAATGTCGTAGTATAACTGTGGTGGCAGGGTCTCCAAAATTAGGAGTTTATGAAACTGATTTTGGGTGGGGAAAGCCTAAGAAATCAGTAGCAGTTCATGTTGAATCAGCAGGAGCATTTTCTCTTTCGGATTGTAGGAACAACGAAGGAGCGGTTGAGATTGGAATTGCACTTGAGAGGATCCGAATGAAGAAATTCATCAAAATTTTCGAACAACACCTCCAAAACATCGATCATGATTTCCCTACGTAG